One Lepidochelys kempii isolate rLepKem1 chromosome 12, rLepKem1.hap2, whole genome shotgun sequence genomic region harbors:
- the LOC140896075 gene encoding C-signal-like produces MTTDSDKAFLPLLKKAAQGSSQNGLSCSKAAIVNISSFMGSIERVPETFSVPAISYRCSKALSYAEDGVLCTAVHPGWVKTDMGTQEAHLPVDESVRGILAVLPTLSEKHSGSLWSWTGKTIPW; encoded by the exons atgactACCGACTCTGATAAG GCATTCCTGCCCTTGCTGAAGAAGGCTGCCCAGGGAAGTAGCCAGAatgggctgagctgcagcaaggcGGCCATTGTGAACATTTCCTCTTTTATGGGATCCATTGAGAGAGTCCCTGAGACATTCTCCGTGCCAGCCATCTCCTACCGCTGCAGCAAG GCACTGAGCTACGCGGAGGACGGCGTTCTGTGCACTGCAGTTCATCCCGGTTGGGTGAAGACCGACATGGGCACCCAAGAA GCCCACCTGCCCGTGGACGAAAGTGTGCGGGGGATTCTCGCCGTGCTTCCTACCCTCTCCGAGAAGCACAGTGGGAGCCTCTGGAGCTGGACAGGGAAGACTATTCCCTGGTGA